A genomic region of Arachis hypogaea cultivar Tifrunner chromosome 5, arahy.Tifrunner.gnm2.J5K5, whole genome shotgun sequence contains the following coding sequences:
- the LOC112801328 gene encoding uncharacterized protein isoform X1 produces MAMLVSSSSSSSSSSPHSLSFTRSLHNALSPFSITFTLTRSHSPKRAPPSFKATLITNSDSFQVGRAIGSYGFMNVTSYSAFPSALEGNDYSYADFGAGLKTQDVGEGSVKIRLYEGRVSQGPLRGTPVIFKVYPGKRAGGIEADMMAANELNAHSFLQSNSKGIVQNLVLLVGGFETITGEQWLAFRDDGKYSAADYAKFASDRVSRDRASGELSSWNRFEQEQSIKRKQIFVIKLLQGAMRGLAYMHDNNRLHQSLGPFSVMLNTISEREARYLIPRLRDLAFSVDVSYSELEEDPRSLADGLWRRATAAGAFTRMEKRAFAIADDIYEAGLLFAYMAFVPFCEAGAMDGLALQRLLENTFQLDLEATREYCMEDDRLAKAVEFLDLGDGAGWELLQAMLNADFRKRPIAQAVLNHRFMTGDVL; encoded by the exons ATGGCCAtgcttgtttcttcttcttcctcctcttcttcttcttctccccatTCCCTCTCTTTCACCCGTTCTCTTCACAACGCACTTTCCCCATTCTCCATAACATTCACACTCACACGCTCTCACTCTCCCAAACGCGCACCACCATCTTTCAAAGCCACCCTCATCACCAACTCCGATTCCTTCCAAGTAGGTCGCGCCATTGGCAGCTACGGTTTCATGAATGTCACTAg CTATTCAGCTTTTCCCTCTGCCCTAGAAGGCAACGATTATTCATACGCTGATTTCGGAGCTGGTCTCAAGACTCAAGATGTTGGAGAAGGCAGTGTTAAAATCAG GCTCTATGAAGGTAGGGTTTCCCAGGGTCCACTCAGAGGTACCCCTGTTATTTTCAAG GTTTATCCTGGAAAGCGAGCTGGTGGAATTGAGGCTGATATGATGGCTGCTAATGAGTTGAATGCTCACTCCTTTCTTCAA AGCAATTCTAAAGGTATTGTTCAGAATCTTGTGTTACTTGTTGGTGGTTTTGAAACTATTACTGGGGAGCAG TGGCTTGCTTTTCGCGATGATGGGAAATATAGTGCAGCGGATTATGCAAAATTTGCGAGTGATAGGGTATCAAGAGACCGAGCTTCGGGAGAATTGTCTTCCTGGAATCGCTTTGAGCAAGAACAATCGATCAAGAGAAAGCAAATTTTTGTGATAAAGCTGCTCCAAGGTGCTATGAGAGGTCTAGCTTACATGCATGACAATAACAGATTGCACCAGAGTCTTGGACCATTTTCTGTGATGCTCAA CACCATTTCAGAAAGAGAAGCTCGGTATTTGATTCCAAGACTTCGAGATCTGGCCTTTTCTGTTGATGTCAG CTACTCAGAACTAGAAGAGGATCCAAGATCACTTGCAGATGGTCTCTGGAGGCGAGCAACAGCTGCTGGTGCATTCACGCGTATGGAGAAAAGAGCCTTTGCAATAGCTGATGACAT ATACGAAGCGGGTCTTCTTTTTGCGTACATGGCTTTTGTTCCATTTTGCGAAGCTGGCGCAATGGATGGCCTTGCCTTGCAA AGACTTTTAGAGAACACTTTCCAACTTGATCTTGAAGCAACACGAGA GTATTGTATGGAAGATGACCGATTAGCGAAGGCTGTCGAGTTCCTCGATCTTGGAGATGGTGCTGGTTGGGAGTTACTTCAG GCAATGCTTAATGCTGATTTTCGAAAGAGACCAATTGCGCAGGCCGTTCTCAATCATAGGTTTATGACTGGGGATGTTCTTTGA
- the LOC112801327 gene encoding stromal processing peptidase, chloroplastic — protein sequence MSQPMAMAMASSATTSAACASLLFPPHTNSRTTNSPYSTRFHARFRNNRLFFPYSSPSGRRTHKSIHGGGFGLRRNKGDITWKRSTSFFGELATKSFLLPQQHTRSCTSCCRASATKRRTSFPRFVPGAFLDKSSFCLSKSRLQRRSAQIPHATVGPDEPHAASTAWPDGISEKQDLGLFDSERERIEECLNSELPYHPKLHRGQLKNGLRYLILPNKVPPNRFEAHLEVHAGSIDEEDDEQGIAHMIEHVAFLGSKKREKLLGTGARSNAYTDFHHTVFHIHAPTSTKDSDGDLLPFVLDALNEIAFQPKFLASRIEKERRAILSELQMMNTIEYRVDCQLLQHLHSENKLSKRFPIGLEEQIKKWDADKIRKFHERWYFPANATLYIVGDIDNITKTVYQIEAVFGQTGVDNEKSSVTTPSAFGAVASFLVPKLSVGLGGNSVERSANTIDQSKVFNKERQAVRPPVKHNWSLPGSSGDLKPPQIFQHELLQNFSINMFCKIPVNRVQTFNDLRNVLMKRIFLSALHFRINTRYKSSNPPFTSVELDHSDSGREGCTVTTLTITAEPKNWQNAITVAVQEVRRLKEFGVTQGELTRYLDALLKDSEHLAAMIDNVSSVDNLDFIMESDALGHRVMDQRQGHECLLAVAETVTLEEVNSVGAKVLEFIADFGKPTAPLPAAIVACVPTKVHIEGAGETEFKISPTEITDAMKAGLDQPIMPEPELEVPKELVQSTQLEDLKKERKPAFISVSSETDVTKLHDEETGITQRRLANGIPVNYKISKTETQSGVMRLIVGGGRAAESSDSRGSVILGVRTLSEGGRVGNFSREQVELFCVNHLINCSLESTEEFISMEFRFTLRDNGMRAAFQLLHMVLEHSVWLDDAFDRARQLYLSFYRSIPKSLERSTAHKLMVAMLDGDERFIEPTPKSLENLTLQSVKEAVMSQFFGDNMEVSIVGDFTEEEIESCILDYLGTAQATRNYKKGEEPRPPLFRPSPSDLQFQEVFLKDTDERACAYIAGPAPNRWGFTADGEDLLESIKNDDQSKTDVPQMEGGLRRSLRAHPLFFGITMGLLAEIINSRLFTTVRDSLGLTYDVSFELNLFDRLKLGWYVISVTSTPSKVHKAVDACKNVLRGLHSNKITERELDRAKRTLLMRHEAEIKSNAYWLGLLAHLQASSVPRKDISCIKDLTFLYEDATIEDVYRAYDQLKVDENSLYACIGVAGAQAEQDIAAPLGEEEAGDAYPGVIPMGGRGLSTMTRPTT from the exons ATGTCTCAACCCATGGCTATGGCTATGGCGTCTTCTGCTACTACTTCAGCAGCTTGTGCCTCTCTTCTCTTTCCTCCTCATACTAACTCTCGCACAACAAACTCTCCATACTCCACTCGTTTTCACGCTCGATTCCGTAACAATCGCCTCTTCTTCCCTTATTCTTCTCCAAG TGGAAGGAGAACGCATAAATCTATTCATGGCGGTGGATTCGGTTTGCGACGGAACAAGGGAGATATTACCTGGAAACGTTCCACTTCCTTCTTCGGTGAACTCGCGACGAAGTCGTTTTTGTTGCCGCAGCAACATACGCGTAGCTGTACCTCTTGCTGTCGTGCTTCCGCCACTAAACGCCGCACAAGTTTTCCGAGATTCGTTCCTGGAGCTTTTCTGGATAAATCGTCATTCTGTTTGTCGAAGAGTAGACTCCAACGTCGCTCT GCTCAAATTCCACATGCAACAGTTGGTCCAGATGAGCCTCATGCAGCAAGTACAGCCTGGCCAGACGGTATTTCTGAAAAGCAAGATTTAGGTTTATTTGATTCTGAACGAGAGCGGATTGAGGAGTGTCTAAATTCTGAACTTCCATATCACCCTAAGTTGCATCGAGGCCAGCTAAAGAATGGGTTGCGTTATCTCATTTTGCCAAATAAAGTGCCGCCAAACAG GTTTGAAGCACACTTGGAAGTTCATGCGGGTTCAATAGATGAAGAGGATGATGAGCAAGGCATTGCTCATATGATTGAACATGTTGCTTTCCTTGGAAGTAAAAAACGTGAGAAGCTTCTTGGCACAGGAGCTCGTTCAAATGCTTATACTGACTTCCACCATACAGTGTTTCACATCCATGCCCCTACTAGCACCAAG GACTCTGATGGTGATCTGCTTCCATTTGTTCTAGATGCCTTAAATGAG ATAGCTTTCCAGCCAAAGTTCCTTGCTTctagaattgaaaaagaacgacGTGCTATACTCTCGGAGCTTCAAATGATGAATACAATAGAGTACCGGGTTGATTGTCAG TTGTTACAACATCTGCATTCTGAAAACAAGCTGAGCAAGAGgtttccaattgggttagaagaACAGATAAAGAAATGGGATGCAGATAAAATTAGGAAATTTCATGAGCGTTGGTATTTCCCTGCAAATGCTACCTTGTACATTGTGGGGGATATTGATAACATCACAAAGACTGTTTATCAGATTGAA GCTGTTTTTGGACAAACAGGTGTAGACAATGAGAAAAGTTCTGTCACCACTCCAAGCGCATTTGGTGCAGTGGCTAGTTTTCTTGTGCCTAAGCTTTCTGTTGGTCTGGGGGGAAATTCAGTTGAAAGATCAGCAAATACAATTGATCAATCAAAAGTGTTTAACAAGGAAAGGCAAGCTGTTCGTCCTCCTGTGAAGCATAATTGGTCGCTTCCTGGAAGCAGTGGCGATTTGAAGCCACCACAAATATTTCAACACGAGTtgcttcaaaatttttcaattaatatgTTTTGCAAG ATTCCAGTAAATAGGGTTCAAACATTCAATGATTTGCGTAACGTCTTGATGAAAAGAATATTTTTGTCTGCTCTTCATTTTCGTATCAATACAAGATATAAG AGTTCAAATCCACCATTCACTTCCGTTGAACTGGATCATAGTGATTCTGGAAGGGAAGGATGTACTGTGACCACTCTTACCATAACTGCAGAACCAAAGAATTGGCAAAATGCAATTACAGTTGCTGTTCAAGAG GTTCGGAGACTTAAAGAGTTTGGTGTTACCCAGGGTGAATTAACTCGATATTTAGATGCCCTTTTGAAAGATAGTGAACACCTTGCAGCCATGATTGATAATGTATCTTCTGTTGATAACTTGGATTTCATCATGGAAAGTGATGCTCTTGGCCATAGAGTTATGGACCAGAGACAGGGACATGAATGCTTACTTGCTGTTGCAGAGACAGTAACCCTTGAGGAG GTCAATTCTGTCGGTGCTAAGGTGTTAGAATTTATAGCTGATTTTGGAAAGCCTACTGCACCGCTTCCTGCAGCTATTGTTGCTTGTGTTCCAACAAAAGTTCACATTGAGGGAGCAGGTGAAACAGAATTCAAGATATCTCCAACTGAAATTACAGATGCTATGAAAGCAGGATTGGATCAGCCTATAATGCCAGAGCCTGAG CTTGAGGTGCCAAAGGAACTAGTACAATCAACCCAGCTAGAAGACTTAAAAAAGGAGCGCAAGCCAGCCTTTATTTCTGTAAGTTCTGAAACAGATGTTACAAAGCTTCATGATGAGGAAACTGGGATCACTCAACGTCGTCTTGCAAATGGAATTCCTGTTAACTATAAG ATATCAAAAACAGAAACACAAAGTGGGGTGATGCGGCTGATTGTCGGTGGAGGACGAGCTGCTGAGAGTTCTGATTCAAGAGGATCCGTGATTCTGGGTGTTAGGACACTTAGTGAGGGAGGTCGTGTTGGCAATTTCTCAAGGGAGCAA GTTGAACTTTTTTGTGTGAATCACCTGATTAATTGCTCCTTGGAATCTACGGAGGAATTCATATCTATGGAGTTTCGTTTTACTTTAAGAGATAATGGAATGCGTGCTGCCTTTCAACTCCTCCACATGGTGCTCGAG CATAGTGTATGGCTAGATGATGCTTTTGATAGAGCAAGGCAATTGTATCTGTCATTTTATCGATCTATCCCAAAGAGCTTGGAACGCTCAACTGCTCACAAACTCATGGTTGCAATGCTAGATGGTGATGAGCGATTTATCGAGCCTACACCAAAATCATTGGAAAATTTAACCCTTCAATCTGTTAAGGAGGCTGTAATGAGTCAATTTTTTGGTGATAACATGGAG GTAAGCATTGTAGGTGACTTCACTGAGGAGGAAATTGAATCCTGTATTCTTGACTACCTTGGCACTGCTCAGGCCACAAGAAATTATAAGAAAGGGGAAGAACCCAGGCCACCCTTATTTCGACCATCTCCGTCAGATTTGCAATTTCAAGAA GTATTTCTAAAAGACACTGATGAAAGGGCATGTGCTTATATTGCCGGGCCAGCACCAAACCGTTGGGGTTTTACTGCAGATGGAGAAGACCTGTTAGAGTCAATTAAAAATG ATGATCAATCAAAAACCGATGTTCCGCAGATGGAAGGTGGTCTTAGAAGAAGCCTTCGTGCTCATCCTCTTTTCTTTGGTATAACTATGGGTTTGCTTGCTGAGATTATAAATTCTAG GCTCTTCACAACTGTCAGAGATTCACTGGGGTTGACCTATGATGTATCGTTTGAATTAAACTTGTTTGATAGGCTTAAACTAGGATGGTATGTGATCTCTGTGACATCAACTCCAAGCAAG GTGCACAAAGCtgttgatgcatgcaagaatgttcTTAGAGGTCTGCATAGCAATAAAATTACTGAGAGGGAACTGGACAGG GCTAAGCGGACACTTTTGATGAGACATGAAGCCGAAATCAAGTCTAATGCCTATTGGCTGGGATTGTTAGCTCACTTACAAGCTTCTTCTGTACCAAGGAAG GACATATCTTGTATCAAGGACCTAACATTTCTATATGAAGATGCTACTATTGAGGATGTATACCGTGCATATGACCAGTTGAAAGTGGATGAAAATTCTCTATATGCATGCATTGGGGTTGCCGGGGCTCAGGCTGAACAAGATATAGCAG CTCCTTTAGGAGAGGAAGAAGCCGGCGATGCTTATCCAGGTGTTATTCCCATGGGAGGACGTGGTTTATCTACAATGACACGTCCTACTACCTGA
- the LOC112801328 gene encoding uncharacterized protein isoform X2, producing the protein MAMLVSSSSSSSSSSPHSLSFTRSLHNALSPFSITFTLTRSHSPKRAPPSFKATLITNSDSFQVGRAIGSYGFMNVTSYSAFPSALEGNDYSYADFGAGLKTQDVGEGSVKIRLYEGRVSQGPLRGTPVIFKVYPGKRAGGIEADMMAANELNAHSFLQSNSKGIVQNLVLLVGGFETITGEQWLAFRDDGKYSAADYAKFASDRVSRDRASGELSSWNRFEQEQSIKRKQIFVIKLLQGAMRGLAYMHDNNRLHQSLGPFSVMLNTISEREARYLIPRLRDLAFSVDVSYSELEEDPRSLADGLWRRATAAGAFTRMEKRAFAIADDIYEAGLLFAYMAFVPFCEAGAMDGLALQRLLENTFQLDLEATREYCMEDDRLAKAVEFLDLGDGAGWELLQ; encoded by the exons ATGGCCAtgcttgtttcttcttcttcctcctcttcttcttcttctccccatTCCCTCTCTTTCACCCGTTCTCTTCACAACGCACTTTCCCCATTCTCCATAACATTCACACTCACACGCTCTCACTCTCCCAAACGCGCACCACCATCTTTCAAAGCCACCCTCATCACCAACTCCGATTCCTTCCAAGTAGGTCGCGCCATTGGCAGCTACGGTTTCATGAATGTCACTAg CTATTCAGCTTTTCCCTCTGCCCTAGAAGGCAACGATTATTCATACGCTGATTTCGGAGCTGGTCTCAAGACTCAAGATGTTGGAGAAGGCAGTGTTAAAATCAG GCTCTATGAAGGTAGGGTTTCCCAGGGTCCACTCAGAGGTACCCCTGTTATTTTCAAG GTTTATCCTGGAAAGCGAGCTGGTGGAATTGAGGCTGATATGATGGCTGCTAATGAGTTGAATGCTCACTCCTTTCTTCAA AGCAATTCTAAAGGTATTGTTCAGAATCTTGTGTTACTTGTTGGTGGTTTTGAAACTATTACTGGGGAGCAG TGGCTTGCTTTTCGCGATGATGGGAAATATAGTGCAGCGGATTATGCAAAATTTGCGAGTGATAGGGTATCAAGAGACCGAGCTTCGGGAGAATTGTCTTCCTGGAATCGCTTTGAGCAAGAACAATCGATCAAGAGAAAGCAAATTTTTGTGATAAAGCTGCTCCAAGGTGCTATGAGAGGTCTAGCTTACATGCATGACAATAACAGATTGCACCAGAGTCTTGGACCATTTTCTGTGATGCTCAA CACCATTTCAGAAAGAGAAGCTCGGTATTTGATTCCAAGACTTCGAGATCTGGCCTTTTCTGTTGATGTCAG CTACTCAGAACTAGAAGAGGATCCAAGATCACTTGCAGATGGTCTCTGGAGGCGAGCAACAGCTGCTGGTGCATTCACGCGTATGGAGAAAAGAGCCTTTGCAATAGCTGATGACAT ATACGAAGCGGGTCTTCTTTTTGCGTACATGGCTTTTGTTCCATTTTGCGAAGCTGGCGCAATGGATGGCCTTGCCTTGCAA AGACTTTTAGAGAACACTTTCCAACTTGATCTTGAAGCAACACGAGA GTATTGTATGGAAGATGACCGATTAGCGAAGGCTGTCGAGTTCCTCGATCTTGGAGATGGTGCTGGTTGGGAGTTACTTCAG TAA
- the LOC140184689 gene encoding histone acetyltransferase MCC1-like isoform X2, protein MPTTMATSTKVHNEPPPGIRLRPLLLSDLATLLDIHDKIFPHGNEDPSLFYEQMLSNEDSDDKMMTLGAVDSSRPDDKSDEIIGYVVTTKIVNASDSEIADNIVAAGESSDKLDNKSLVYVMWLGVLEAYRNRGIGTYLMREVIKYASRIPTCVGIYLHAVAENKAAIKLYKKLKFKCVRRLRNYYPINGKLYDGLLFVHCLNGARCYRSPKDVVTLMLGHVRSGLKSVGTRLRKIKQESQHRS, encoded by the exons ATGCCAACAACAATGGCAACAAGCACAAAGGTGCACAATGAACCACCGCCAGGAATACGTCTCAGGCCCCTACTACTTTCTGACCTTGCGACTCTGCTGGATATTCATGACAAAATATTCCCCCACGG gaATGAAGACCCTTCATTATTTTACGAACAAATGTTATCAAATGAAGATTCTGATGACAAGATGATGACATTGGGAGCTGTTGACAGTAGTAGGCCAGATGATAAAAGTGATGAAATCATTGGATACGTAGTCACAACTAAAATTGTTAATGCAAGCGACAGTGAG atAGCGGATAATATAGTTGCAGCAGGTGAGTCATCAGATAAATTAGACAATAAGAGTTTGGTGTATGTTATGTGGCTGGGAGTATTGGAAGCATATAGGAATCGAGGAATAG GAACTTATTTGATGAGGGAGGTTATAAAGTATGCTTCGAGGATTCCAACATGCGTGGGCATTTACCTGCACGCGGTTGCTGAGAATAAGGCAGCAATTAAGTtgtacaagaaattgaagttcaAGTGTGTTAGAAGGTTAAGGAACTATTATCCAAtcaatggcaagctttatgatGGATTATTATTCGTCCACTGTCTTAATGGTGCACGCTGTTATCGCTCACCAAA agatGTTGTGACATTAATGTTGGGGCACGTGAGAAGTGGGTTGAAGTCAGTGGGTACTAGGCTGCGCAAGATTAAACAAGAAAGCCAGCACCGTTCATGA
- the LOC140184689 gene encoding histone acetyltransferase MCC1-like isoform X3 codes for MPTTMATSTKVHNEPPPGIRLRPLLLSDLATLLDIHDKIFPHGNEDPSLFYEQMLSNEDSDDKMMTLGAVDSSRPDDKSDEIIGYVVTTKIVNASDSEIADNIVAAGESSDKLDNKSLVYVMWLGVLEAYRNRGIGTYLMREVIKYASRIPTCVGIYLHAVAENKAAIKLYKKLKFKCVRRDVVTLMLGHVRSGLKSVGTRLRKIKQESQHRS; via the exons ATGCCAACAACAATGGCAACAAGCACAAAGGTGCACAATGAACCACCGCCAGGAATACGTCTCAGGCCCCTACTACTTTCTGACCTTGCGACTCTGCTGGATATTCATGACAAAATATTCCCCCACGG gaATGAAGACCCTTCATTATTTTACGAACAAATGTTATCAAATGAAGATTCTGATGACAAGATGATGACATTGGGAGCTGTTGACAGTAGTAGGCCAGATGATAAAAGTGATGAAATCATTGGATACGTAGTCACAACTAAAATTGTTAATGCAAGCGACAGTGAG atAGCGGATAATATAGTTGCAGCAGGTGAGTCATCAGATAAATTAGACAATAAGAGTTTGGTGTATGTTATGTGGCTGGGAGTATTGGAAGCATATAGGAATCGAGGAATAG GAACTTATTTGATGAGGGAGGTTATAAAGTATGCTTCGAGGATTCCAACATGCGTGGGCATTTACCTGCACGCGGTTGCTGAGAATAAGGCAGCAATTAAGTtgtacaagaaattgaagttcaAGTGTGTTAGAAG agatGTTGTGACATTAATGTTGGGGCACGTGAGAAGTGGGTTGAAGTCAGTGGGTACTAGGCTGCGCAAGATTAAACAAGAAAGCCAGCACCGTTCATGA
- the LOC140184689 gene encoding histone acetyltransferase MCC1-like isoform X1, with product MPTTMATSTKVHNEPPPGIRLRPLLLSDLATLLDIHDKIFPHGNEDPSLFYEQMLSNEDSDDKMMTLGAVDSSRPDDKSDEIIGYVVTTKIVNASDSEIADNIVAAGESSDKLDNKSLVYVMWLGVLEAYRNRGIGTYLMREVIKYASRIPTCVGIYLHAVAENKAAIKLYKKLKFKCVRRLRNYYPINGKLYDGLLFVHCLNGARCYRSPKYIFVNIFIDVVTLMLGHVRSGLKSVGTRLRKIKQESQHRS from the exons ATGCCAACAACAATGGCAACAAGCACAAAGGTGCACAATGAACCACCGCCAGGAATACGTCTCAGGCCCCTACTACTTTCTGACCTTGCGACTCTGCTGGATATTCATGACAAAATATTCCCCCACGG gaATGAAGACCCTTCATTATTTTACGAACAAATGTTATCAAATGAAGATTCTGATGACAAGATGATGACATTGGGAGCTGTTGACAGTAGTAGGCCAGATGATAAAAGTGATGAAATCATTGGATACGTAGTCACAACTAAAATTGTTAATGCAAGCGACAGTGAG atAGCGGATAATATAGTTGCAGCAGGTGAGTCATCAGATAAATTAGACAATAAGAGTTTGGTGTATGTTATGTGGCTGGGAGTATTGGAAGCATATAGGAATCGAGGAATAG GAACTTATTTGATGAGGGAGGTTATAAAGTATGCTTCGAGGATTCCAACATGCGTGGGCATTTACCTGCACGCGGTTGCTGAGAATAAGGCAGCAATTAAGTtgtacaagaaattgaagttcaAGTGTGTTAGAAGGTTAAGGAACTATTATCCAAtcaatggcaagctttatgatGGATTATTATTCGTCCACTGTCTTAATGGTGCACGCTGTTATCGCTCACCAAAGTATATATTCGTTAACATATTTAT agatGTTGTGACATTAATGTTGGGGCACGTGAGAAGTGGGTTGAAGTCAGTGGGTACTAGGCTGCGCAAGATTAAACAAGAAAGCCAGCACCGTTCATGA
- the LOC112801329 gene encoding histone acetyltransferase MCC1, whose amino-acid sequence MENKEVFSKREIKYRSIQPSDEHTLQRIHDQLFPIRYESKFYQDVANGRGTESWGAVDVSRSDGQSDELIGFVTTRIVPAAEVEVNYVNYLKHVMKKIVSIHGNDLAKSDETLVHVLTLGVVKEYRHHGIASDLLKKVIENASMIQSCRAVYLHSSSENEAAVNLYKKMSFKLVRKLSKYYSFDGRHSDAYLFVYPLNGGRFHRWPFEVLISMLSCVRSGLESWGTKMKTDTSQSKKSGTQQNRGKLACH is encoded by the exons ATGGAAAATAAAGAAGTATTTAGTAAGAGAGAAATAAAGTACAGGTCAATACAACCTTCTGATGAACACACTTTACAGCGTATCCATGACCAACTTTTTCCCATCAG GTATGAATCTAAATTTTACCAAGATGTGGCTAACGGGCGAGGCACCGAGTCGTGGGGAGCCGTCGACGTGAGTCGCAGTGATGGTCAGAGTGATGAACTAATTGGATTTGTGACGACTCGGATTGTTCCTGCAGCAGAAGTTGAGGTTAATTATGTTAATTACTTGAAGCATGTTATGAAAAAG ATAGTGAGTATCCATGGAAATGACTTAGCCAAATCAGATGAAACTTTAGTCCATGTTTTAACGCTAGGAGTGGTGAAGGAGTATAGACATCATGGAATAG CTTCTGATCTTCTTAAGAAGGTGATTGAAAATGCTTCTATGATTCAAAGTTGCCGCGCTGTTTACTTGCATTCGAGTTCTGAGAACGAGGCAGCAGTCAATCTCTACAAGAAAATGTCTTTCAAGTTAGTAAGAAAGTTGTCAAAGTATTATTCATTCGATGGCAGACATTCGGATGCATACTTATTTGTTTACCCACTCAATGGCGGTCGCTTTCATCGCTGGCCATT CGAAGTTCTGATATCAATGTTGAGCTGTGTGAGGAGCGGCTTGGAGTCTTGGGGGACAAAAATGAAGACTGATACATCTCAAAGCAAGAAAAGTGGTACACAACAAAACAGAGGCAAGTTAGCTTGCCATTAG